In a single window of the Candidatus Parvarchaeota archaeon genome:
- the gcvT gene encoding glycine cleavage system aminomethyltransferase GcvT: MAELKRTPLFEIHKSLGAKLVDFGGWEMPVQYSGILEEHVAVRASVGIFDVSHMGEVTAKGPQAMAFVQNLVTNDISKAADGQCVYSPMCNPRAGIVDDLLVYKKSNDDLFIVVNASNTEKDFAWMQQNGLGAELKNISDKTGEIALQGPKAQGTLQKITDFDLAALKYFRFSQMNVAGINALVSRTGYTGEDGFEIYCASEDTEKIWGALMEAGAEFAIKPCGLGARDTLRLEAGLMLYGNDITDDVTPYEAPLKWTVKPDKGDFIGKSALLAQKPKRKLVGFELLERAVPRHGNELYVNGEKFDLVTSGTFSPTLKKPIGFCFVPVDMPDGSQVEIKIRDRLYAAKTCSHRFLAKKQ, encoded by the coding sequence ATGGCAGAATTGAAACGAACTCCCCTATTTGAGATACACAAGTCCCTAGGTGCAAAGCTTGTTGACTTTGGCGGCTGGGAGATGCCGGTCCAGTACTCAGGAATATTGGAAGAGCACGTGGCAGTAAGGGCTTCGGTTGGCATATTTGACGTTTCGCACATGGGCGAGGTGACTGCAAAGGGGCCGCAGGCAATGGCCTTTGTGCAAAACCTTGTGACAAACGACATATCAAAGGCAGCGGACGGCCAATGCGTCTATTCCCCTATGTGCAACCCACGCGCTGGGATAGTTGATGACCTTCTTGTTTACAAAAAATCCAACGACGACTTGTTTATAGTTGTCAATGCCTCAAACACCGAAAAAGACTTTGCCTGGATGCAACAAAACGGCCTGGGTGCAGAACTGAAAAACATCAGCGACAAAACCGGGGAAATTGCGCTCCAGGGGCCAAAAGCGCAAGGCACGCTGCAAAAAATTACCGATTTCGACCTTGCCGCACTGAAATACTTCAGGTTCTCCCAAATGAATGTGGCGGGCATCAATGCACTTGTCTCAAGGACAGGCTATACAGGGGAGGACGGGTTTGAGATTTACTGCGCCAGTGAAGACACGGAAAAAATCTGGGGCGCGCTTATGGAAGCCGGGGCAGAGTTTGCAATAAAACCATGCGGCCTTGGCGCGCGCGACACGCTGCGCCTAGAGGCTGGCCTCATGCTTTATGGGAACGACATTACGGATGATGTAACTCCCTACGAGGCGCCGCTCAAGTGGACAGTCAAGCCAGACAAAGGCGACTTTATTGGCAAATCCGCATTGCTTGCACAAAAACCCAAGCGCAAACTTGTCGGTTTTGAGCTTCTTGAGAGGGCAGTGCCAAGGCACGGAAATGAGCTCTATGTAAATGGCGAAAAGTTTGACCTTGTCACAAGCGGCACGTTTTCGCCAACACTAAAAAAGCCCATTGGCTTTTGCTTTGTGCCGGTTGATATGCCGGACGGGTCACAAGTCGAGATAAAAATCCGGGACAGGCTTTACGCGGCCAAAACCTGCAGCCACAGGTTTTTGGCGAAAAAACAGTAG